One Mycobacterium paraseoulense genomic window, CACCAACAGCGCGAGCATCACGATCACCAGGGGCACCTCCCCCGCCGCCCAGGCGATGCCACCACCGAGTCGCTGGTCCCCCAGCAGGTCGGTGTGCCAGCTCAATCCGAGCGATCGGTAGTAGTCGGCGCCGAGCACCCTGCGGGTGCCCATCAGCACCACCCCGAAGAAGGCGTGCAGAGGCAGGGACGCGAACACCACGCCCACCTTGGCCAGCGGGGGGAGCGGGCGCGGGGTGGGGTCGACTCCGATGACGATCCAATAGAACAGGTAGCCGCTGACCAGGAAGTGCACGTTCATCGCCAGGTGGCCCGCGTGACTGCTGACGGCGGTGTCGAACAGGTTCGAGAGGTACAGCCCGTAGAAGCCCGCGACGAACAACACGGTGGCCACCACCGGGTTGGTGACGAATCGGGAAAAGCGGCTGTGCAGCGCCGCCAAGATCCATTCCCGCATTCCGGGCGGGTCGTCCCGACCGGCGGCGGGTAACGCCCGCAGGGCCAGGCTCACCGGCGCGCCCAGCACCAGCAGGATCGGCACCAGCATCGACAGCCCCATGTGGGCGACCATGTGCACGCTGAACATGGCCGGCATGTAGCGACCGATGCCCGACGAGGTGACGAACAGCAACGTGAAGCAGCCGAGCAGCCACGCCGCGGTGCGGCCCCGCGGCCACGCATCCCCGCGGCGGCGCAGCCGCCTGACGGCGGCCACATAGAGGGCGGCGAAGACAATCGCGGCGCTGCCGAAGATCAGGTCGAAGCGCCAGTCGAAGAGGATGCGCGCCGGGGTGGGCGGCCCGTTGAAGTCGTAGCCGATCTCGGCTTCGGGAATCGAGGGCAGCCGGCCCGGCGGTGGCGGCGGCGGGGTGCGGCCCAGCCCGACGGCGACACCGAAGGTCAGGCCGAAGACGGCCGCCTCGGCGAGGCCCAGCCGGAGCAGGGAGCGGCGCGCCGCGGATTGCGTCGGCTCCGCTACCAACCAGGCGACCGTGGAGCGCCGCTGACGCCACCCGATCACTCCCAGCACGCACAGCGCGACGAACTTGGCGAGCACCAAGCGGCCGTAATCGGTGGTCATCAGGTCGCCGGGCAGCACCCGCACCACGGCGTTCATCACCCCGCTGAGCGCCATCGCGACCCAGCACCACAACGCGACCGCGGAGAACCGCCGCACCGCCAGGGCCAGGTGCCCACCGCCGCGCAACCCGTGGGCGGCCAACGCCAGCAGGCCGCCGGCCCACAGGGCGGCGGCCATCAGGTGGATCAGCAGGCTGTTGGTCGCCAGGTCGTGCGAACCACCCGCGGACGAGTGGCCGGTCAGCGCCAGCGGGATGAGCGTCAGCAACGAGCCCGCGAACAGCAGCGGTGTCCACGACCAGCGCAGCACCGACAGGCTGGCCAGCATCACCAGCGCGGCCAGCGCGGCGGTCCAGCGCCACGCGGAGGCGGTGGTGACCAAGCCCGCCACCGACCAGATCCGCGCCGGGTTGAGCAGCGCGGCCACCGGTCGGCCCGACACGTCGGAAATCGTCAGCGGGACCAGCAGGGCGGCGCACACGGCCCACACGCCCGACGCCACCGTCCCCAGCCGAAGCGCCCGGTAGCCGTCGGCGTCCAGGACACCGCTGCGTTGCGGCGGCACGAAGAACGCCGCGAACAGGAACGACCCGGCCGCCAGCACCGCGGCGATCTCCCCCGCCGCCCGGACGAACGGCAAGCCCAGCGTGGTGGCGGGGCCCGGGTTCGGCAGGCCGGTGGCGGTCAGCGCGTCGGCCAGCGACAGCGCCCCGATGCCCGCCGCCGTGCAGCCCGCCAGCACCGCGACGCCGACCAGCATGGGCCCCACCGCCGCGCGGGGTCTGGTCTCGGACCGGTCGACCGTCATACAGCCAGGGTATGGGCGCGACCCGGCGACTACCGAGGCAGGCGTTCCTGACGCGCCTTGACCTCGCGGGCGACGAACTGGTCGCGGGCGATCCGCCCGACGTGATCGGAATCCCGCAGGATGTCGCGCAGCTCATGCCGGAACGCGCTCCGCCGTTCGGCGAGATCGGCCGCCGGTGCGATCAGGTCCTGATCGCCAGCGACCTGGTACGCGGTGGCGAACAGCAGGGTCGACACCGATTCGCTGCTACGGACGCGGGTCTGCGCCACGTATTGACGGCCAACGCCGAGCGCCGACTCCGACAACTCCTTCTGACCGACGTCGGGCGGCGCATCTCGCAGCACGTCGGCGACGATCTCGTAGGCCTCGAAGAACACCCGCAGCATCGCGTCCGCCATCAGCGGACGCTTGGCGAACAGCAGCGCGTCGATCTCGTCGCCGCCGGCGGCGACGTGGGCTTCCCAGTCGTCGTGCCAGGCCATCTCTGCGGCGATGTTGTCCCGAAACGCCGCCGAGTCCGCGAAGTAGAAGTCGAACTTCAACAGGTCGCGCAGCCGCATCGCCTGATCCCAGAAGGCCTGCATGCGGTCGCCCTCGACGTGGCGGGCGTGTGCCAGCGCGAGCTCGACGATCGAGGTCTCCAGGAAGGCGTGGATGAGCGAGTTGCGGTAGAACGCCGCCTCGTGCTGTTTGGCCGGGGCGATGTGCCACACCGGCTCCCGGCCGCCGTCGACACGGGTGATCGGATGCCCGTTGGACAGCGCGTCGACCGCCGCGCGCACCCCGTCGCGCGAGCGCAGCCGCAGCGCGCTGGTGGACATCGGGGTGTGTTTGCGTTCCAGATAGTCGAGCGAGTCCTGCAGGGTGTGGTGCAGCTGATCGAGGGTCAACGCCGCGCCGCGAGTGGTCAGCAGCAACGCGCAGACCAGACCCGTAGCCGTCACCGGCGTCGACTGCAAGATCCGCCACGCGACCTGGAACGACATCTTTTGCAGCGCAAGGCGTTTGGCGTCCTGGTCGTGGGCCAGCGGACCGTGCGCCGGACCCAGGTACTGGCGCATCGAAACGGCCTCGGGGAAGCGGACGTAGATCTTGCCGTAGTTGCGTTCGCCC contains:
- a CDS encoding cytochrome c oxidase assembly protein is translated as MTVDRSETRPRAAVGPMLVGVAVLAGCTAAGIGALSLADALTATGLPNPGPATTLGLPFVRAAGEIAAVLAAGSFLFAAFFVPPQRSGVLDADGYRALRLGTVASGVWAVCAALLVPLTISDVSGRPVAALLNPARIWSVAGLVTTASAWRWTAALAALVMLASLSVLRWSWTPLLFAGSLLTLIPLALTGHSSAGGSHDLATNSLLIHLMAAALWAGGLLALAAHGLRGGGHLALAVRRFSAVALWCWVAMALSGVMNAVVRVLPGDLMTTDYGRLVLAKFVALCVLGVIGWRQRRSTVAWLVAEPTQSAARRSLLRLGLAEAAVFGLTFGVAVGLGRTPPPPPPGRLPSIPEAEIGYDFNGPPTPARILFDWRFDLIFGSAAIVFAALYVAAVRRLRRRGDAWPRGRTAAWLLGCFTLLFVTSSGIGRYMPAMFSVHMVAHMGLSMLVPILLVLGAPVSLALRALPAAGRDDPPGMREWILAALHSRFSRFVTNPVVATVLFVAGFYGLYLSNLFDTAVSSHAGHLAMNVHFLVSGYLFYWIVIGVDPTPRPLPPLAKVGVVFASLPLHAFFGVVLMGTRRVLGADYYRSLGLSWHTDLLGDQRLGGGIAWAAGEVPLVIVMLALLVQWARSDERTARRLDRAADRDDDAELVAYNAMLAELARRETPGRSGSPRA